Sequence from the Corallococcus sp. EGB genome:
GAGTTCTTGAATCGAGTCACGGGCGGTCAGGACGCCCTGCGCTGTCCTGGTTCCGTGTTCCGGCGATGAAGCCGGGCACGCTCCATGGCAGTGCTGTGTTCTCCACCTGAAGGAACCAACCGCTCCCGCACCCCGACAATCCGCCGATGGCCCAAGCCCCTGCCCGCCCGCGCTCCCGTCCCACCGCCCCGTCACCGACGGAGTCCTCCGGCCCGGGTCTGCTCGCGCTGTTGGAGGGGCTGCCGGAGGCCTTCCTCGGCGTGGACGCGGGCTGGCGCATCACCTGGCTGAGCCGGCGCATGCGCGAGCTGCTGGGCCCGCGCATCCAGCCGGGGGACGACCTTCGAAAGAAGGCGGCGGACGTGCTGGGCCTGGCCGGGCACCTGCGCCTGGACGCCCCCGCGACCGAGCAGGCCGCCGCCGCGCCCTATGAGCACCGCTGGCACGAGGGCGGCTTCTGCTTCGAGGTGAGCCCCCAGCCCGTGGACGGCGGCCTGCTGGTGCACTGCCGCGACATCACCCGCGAGTTCCAGGCCCGCCATGAGCTGCAGCGCGCGGGCGAGCTCTTCCAGTCCGTGATGGAGGGCACCACCGACGCCATCTACATCAAGGACATGGAGGGCCGTTACCAGGTCATCAACTCCGCGGGCGCGCGGGCCCTGGGCCGCACCGTGTCCGAGGTGCGCGGGCGCACCGACGCGGAGCTCTTCCCGCCGGACGAGACGCAGGTCAACCTGAGGCACGACCGGGACGTGCTCAAGGCGGGCCATCCCCTCACCTACGAGGACTCGCAGAAGGACCCCCACGGGGACACGCGCGTGTGGCTGTCCACCAAGGGCCCGCTGCGCGACCCGGAAGGCAACGTGTTCGGCCTGTTCGGCATCAGCCGCGACATCACCCAGCGCAAGTGGGCGGAAGAGGAGGTGCGCCGGCACGCCGAGTTCCAGGAACACCTGATGGGCATCATCAGCCACGACATCCGCAGCCCGCTCGGCGCCATCATGAACTGGTCGCGCGTGCTCGCGGCCGGCGGCCCCGCGGAGGAGACGGCGCGCACCAGCCGGCGCATCGCCACCGCGGCGGTGCGCATCGAGCGGCTGACGCGCCTCTTGCTGGACTTCACCCGCGCCCGGCTGGTGGGCGGCGTGGTGATAGAGCCGCGCGGCACGGACACGAAGGAGCTGCTCACCAAGGTGGCGCACGAGTTCCGCGTGGCCTTCCCGCAGCGCGACATCGTGGTGGAGCACAAGGGCAACACGCAGGGGCACTGGGACCCGGACCGCCTGGCGCAGGTGGTGTCCAACCTGGTGGAGAACGCCCTCAAGTACAGCCCGGCGGACGCGCCCGTGCGCCTGTCCACGCACGGCCTGCGCAACAAGGTGATGATGACGGTCCACAACCAGGGCCGCCCCATCCCGGAAGCCACCCTGCCCCACCTCTTCGAACCCTTCCGCCAGGGCCCGCAGCAGACGCGCACGCTGAAGATGAGCTACGGCCTGGGGCTCTACATCGTGCGGGAGATCGTCCACGCGCACGGCGGCACCATCGACGTCACCTCCACCGAGGACGCCGGCACCACCTTCACCGTCACGCTGCCGCGCCGCGCGCCGCCCCGGAAGGGCCCGCCGCCCGAGCCGCCCCCGCCGCCTCCGCACCGCACCTGACTCAGACGAAGCGGGAGATGAGGGGCACCAGCTCGGCCAGCGGCGCGCTGCCGTTGGACAGGCCCGCCTCCGCCACCGCGCGCGGCATGCCGTACACCACGCAGGAGGACTCCGCCTCCGTGAGCACCACGCCGCCCGCGGCGCGCACGGCGCGCGCGCCCTGGAGGCCGTCCTCGCCCATGCCGGTGAGGACCAGGCCCAGGGCGTCCTTCCCCCAGACGTCCGCCACGCTCTGGAAGAGCACGTCCACGGAGGGGTGGTGCGGGGTGCCCAGCGGGTTGCGGTCCAGGCGCACCAGGTTGAGCGCCCCGTGCCGCGCCACCTTCAGGTGGTGGCCCGCGCGCGCCAGCACCGCGCGGCCCGGCACCAGCTCCAGGCCGTCGCTGGCCTCCACCACCTCCAGCGCGCTCTGCGAGTCCAGCCGCTTCGCCACGGCCTCCGTGTAGCCAGCGGGGATGTGCAGCGCGAGCACCACCGGCGCCGGGAAGTCCCGGGGCAGCGCGCCCAACAGCCGCGTCAGCGCCTGCGGCCCCCCCGTGGACGTGCCCACGGCCAGCAGCTTCGTCGACGCCAGGGGCAGGGACCGCGGGGACGGGGCGCTCACGGCGGCCGCGAGCGCCGTCGCGTAGCGCGGCACCGCGCGCCCCGCGACGCGCACCTTCTCCACCAGCTCCGCGCCCAGCTCGTAGAGCCGGTCCGTGGCGAGCGCCGTGGGCTTGTGCACCAGGTCCACCGCCCCCGCCTCGAGCGCGGCCACCGCCAGCTCGCTGTCCGTGCCCGCGCTGCTCACCACCACCACGCGAGGCGCGTCCGGCATGCCGCCCAGCGCGCGCAGGAAGCCCGCGCCGTCCAGCGACGGCATCACCAGGTCCAGGGTGATGACGTCCGGCTTGAGCTCCGTCACGCGCTCCAGCGCGTCCAGCCCGTCGCGCGCGGTGCCCACCACCTCCAGCCCCTCCGCCTCCGACAGCACCTTGCGCAGCACCTTGCGCGCGAACGCGGAGTCGTCCACCACCAGCACGCGCAACGTCATGGGTCCGCCTTGCTGTAGAAGAACGAGCCGCGGCGCTCCTCGCAGCGCAACGCCGTGCCGAAGCGCATCAGCGACTCGGACGTGCCCACCACCAGGTGGCCGCCGGGCCGCAGCGCCCCGGTGAGGCCGTCCACCACGCGGCGCGCGGTGTCGTCCTGGAAGTAGATGAGCACGTTGCGGCAGAGGACGGCGTCGCAGCTGCCCGGCTCCGGGTAGCGCTCCATGTCCACCAGGTTGAGCTGGCGCCACTCCACGCGGGCCATCAGCTCCGGCCGCACGCGGGGACGGCCGTCCACCAGGTCCACCCAGCGCCCCATCACGCCCGGAGGCAGCGCGCGCAGGCAGCGCAGGTTGTGCTCCCCCGCCTTCGCGCGCTCCAGCGCCCGGGCGCTCAGGTCCGTGGCGAGGATGGACACGTCGTTCAGCACGCCGCGCGCGTCCAGCACCATGGCCAGCGTGAGGGGCTCCTCGCCGGTGGAGGACGCCGCGCACCACACCCGGGGCTTGCGGCCGGCGCGGACCTCCGGAACGAGCAGCTCGTCCACCAGCACCTCCAGCGCCTGGGGCTCCCGGAAGAAGTACGTCTCGTGGACGAGCAGCGCCTCCACCAGTGAGTCCAGCGCCTCCAGCCCCTTCGGGTCGTAGCGGAGGAAGTAGTAGTAGTCGAGCAGCGAGTCGAACCCGGCGTCCAGCGCGCGGGTGGACAGCTTCTCCGCCAGCAGGTCCCGGTCCTCGGGCCCGTAGTGCAGCCCCGAGCGTTGCTCGATGAGCATGGAGAGGATGGCCAGGACCTGCGGGGACAGCGGCAGCGCGTTCATGGGCCGTGGCTTCTCTTCAACGGCCCAGGGCCAGCAGGCAGGCGCGGCGCACTTCCGGGTCCTCGTCGCGGTGGGCGGCCCGGTCCAGCGCCTCGCGCGCCTCCACGGTGCCCAGCGCCGCCACGGCGGGCGCGGTGGCCCGGCGGCCCGCGGGGCTCGCGCTGACCAGCGCCTGCATCAGCGCCGCCCGCGCGTCCGCCCGGCGCATGCGCGCCAGCGCCGCCACCAGCAGGGGCGCCGTGGCGTCGTCCGCCACCTCCAGCGCCGCCATCAGCCCGGGCAGGCGCCCCTCCACCGGCAGGGCCAGCGCGGACACCACCTGCTCGCGCAGCATCATGTCGCCCAACAGCGACACCAGCTGCTGCGTCGCATGCGGGCCCGTGCGCGTGGCGAGGAAGCCCACCGCCGCGCTGCGCACGCTGTCGTCCCGGTCTCCGGCGGCGCGCAGGAGCGCGGGGAGCGTCTCCGGCGCGTCGTACTCCGCGACGGCGGACAGGGCCACCAGCCGCGTGGCCGGGTCCTCCGAGTGCACCGCCTCCAGGAGCACCGGCAGCGCGTCCGGCCGCCGGGCCACGCCCAGGCCCAGGAGGGCCGCGCGGCGCACGTCCGCGTCCGCGGAGGAAGCCGCCCGGCGCAGCGCCGCCATGGCGCTCTCCGTGTGCATGTGCGCGAGCGCGTCCACCACCGCCACGCGCACCTGGCCCGCGTCGTCGTTGGCCAGCGCGACGATGGCGTCCGCGGCGGCCTCCTCGTTGAGCTTCCCGAGCGACTGGCACGCGTAGTAGCGCACCCACGGGTCGCGGTCGTTGAGGCCCCCCAGCAGCGTGGAGGTGATGCGCGCCTGCTTGTCCGTCTGTCCCAGCGCGCGCATGGCGGTGGCGCGCGTGCGCTCCGACTCATGGCTCGCGGCGGCCAGCAGCGCGTCCACCGCGCGCGGGTCGTCGATGAAGGGCAGGCCGTAGATGGCCGCGTCGCGCAGCCGCTCGTCCGGGTCCCGCATGGCGGCGAGCAGCGCGTCCAGGCCGCGCGGGTAGCCGAAGTACGCCACGATGCGCAGCGCCGCCCGCCGCTGGCGCGCGTCCGTGGAGCGCGCCGCCTCCAGCGCCAGGGCCTCCGTCGCCTCGCTGCCCAGCGACTGGATGGCGCCCACCACCGCCTGCGACACGCGCGGGTCCTCGTCCGACAGCCGCGCGAACAGGGCCGGCACCGCGGACGTGTCGCCAATGCGCGACAGCGTCTCCGCCGCCAGCGCGCGCACCGTCGCGTCCCGGTCCTCCAGGCACAGCAGCACGTCCGGCACCGCCGCGGAGCGCTTGCCCACGAGCGGCAACAGCACCCGCCTGCGCGAGCTGTCCCCTTCCCGCAGCGCCTGTAGAATCTGCGCGTCCGCCTCCGCGCCCAGCTCGCCCAGCGCCGCCGCGGCCGCGCGCGACACGCCCAGGTCCTGCGAGTCGAGCAGCTTCAAGAGCCCCACGGCCGCGTCCGCGCCGCCCACCCAGCCCAGGAGGCGCGCCACCGCGGTCTTCTCTCCCGCGTCCGCGCCCGCGATGACCTGGGCCAGCCGGCGGCCCGTGGGGTGCGGATCCGCCGAGCTGGAGCGCAGCACCGACGGCACCGTGCGCGCGCCGCCGAAGCGCTGCACCTGCGCGTCGTGGATCTCGACGAGCGCCACCGCCGCCACGCGCACCACCGCGTCATTGCCGCGCTGGAGCTGGCTCACGAGCGCGGGCACCGCGGCCTCCTGGCCGGTGCGCCCCAGGGCGCGCGCCGCCTCCAGGACGTAGAAGGGGTCCGACAAGAGCGCCATCAGCGCCGGCACGACGGTGGGGTCCCCCGAGCGGCCCAGCACGTCGATGGCGGGGAAGATGCGGAAGAAGTTGCCGCTGCCCAGCGAGGCCAGCAGCGCGTCCACCGCCGCGCCGCCGCCCACGCGGCCCAGCGCCTCGATGGCGGCCACCGCCACGTTGTCGTCCGGGTGGACGATGAGCCGCGACAACAGCGGCACGGACCGCCGGCTGCGACGCCGCCCCAGCACCTGCGCGGCGTCACAGACGATGGCCGGATTGGGGTCGTCCCCCAGCGCCTCCACCCGGGCCTCCACCTCGCCCGTGGCGGCCACCAGCGCGTCCACCGCCGCGGCGATGCGCGCCTCGTTGTCCCGGCGGTGGCGCAGCACCTCACACAGGGGCCCCACGGCGGGAGTGCCCAGGCGCGCCAGCGCGGACACCACGGCGCGGCGCACCGCCCACGACGGCGCGTCCAGCCCCTGGACCAGGACCGGCAGGCTCACCGGGCCCCGGCGCGCCAGCTGCTCCACCTCTTCCACCCGCGCGCGGTCGTCCGCGGACAGGGACAGCGGGTGCTGCTTCGCGGGGGTGCTCACGTGGCCTGCTCCCGCGTGCTCCGCGGCGTCGTCCCACCCAGGAGGCCACTCAGGTGGCTCAAGCCCTCCACCTGCTCTCCATGCAGCCGCGACAGCTGCCCCATCCGGCCCGCCACCTCCTTCACCTCCTGGGCGGTGACGGCCATGGCGCGCGCCTGCTCCGCGGTGGTGCCGGCGATCTCCCTGGCACGGGTGCGCATGTCCTCCACCGACCGGCCCAGCTGTTCGGTCAGCACGGCCTGGTCCTGGGTGGCCTTCGCCACCGAGGCCACGCCCGTGGCCTGCTTCGCGGCGGACGCGGTGAGCAGCGCCAGGGCGTCCGTCTGCTCATCCAGCGCGCGCGCGGTGGACTTCGCCACCCGGCGCACCTCCTCCGCGCCGCGCACCAGCGACGTGAGCGCCTGGGCCTGCTCCTCCGTGGCGCGCGTCACCTCCTTGGCCAGGCTGGCCACCTGGCGGCTGGCGAGCTCTCCCTGCTTGAGCGCGCGGGCCTGCTCCGCCATGGCGCGCGTGGACTGGGCCACCTCCTTGCGCGTGGCCTCCATGGCCTTCGTCACCTCCTGCGCGGCCTTGGCCTGCTCCGCGACGCCGGTGAGCGTGCGCTGCGTGGAGGTCGCCACCTCCTGCGCCGCCGTGCCCAGCACCGCCACCTGCTGGCCCTGGGCCATCACCGCGCTGTTCACGCCCTGCACCAGCTGGCGCATCTGCGTGGCCCCCCGGGCCAGGTCCGTGGCGGCCTGCGCCTGCTCCTGCATCGCGCGCGACACCTTCTCCGCCACCTCCGTCAGCTGGTTGTTGGAGCGGACCGCGTCGCGCAGCGCCTTGGCCTGGTCCTGGGTGGCCTGGGTGGTCTGCCGCGCCATGCGCCGCATCTCCGTGCCGCCCTGGGCCAGCGCCTGCGCGGCCTGCGCCTGCTCCACCGCGGACGCGGCGATGAGCCGCCCCTGCTCGCTCACCTTCGCCGTGGCCTGCACCAGCGCCTGCACCGCCTGCACCTGCTCCGCCGACGCGCGCGACGCCTCGCGCACGTTCAGGCCCAGGTCGTCCACCCCCTTGAGGATGGTGCCCAGCGCGCGCTCCGCGTCCCCCGCCAGCGCCGCGCCCTCGTCCGCCGCGCGCACGCCCTCGCCGGTGGCCACGGCCGCCTCGCGCGCCGTCGCCTGGAGGCCCCGGACAATCTTCGCCACGTCGCTGCTGGCCGCCGCCGCGCGGTCCGCCAGGGCGCGGATCTCCTCCGCCACCACCGCGAAGCCGCGGCCGTGCTCACCCGCGCGCGCCGCCTCGATGCTGGCGTTGAGCGACAGCAGGTTGGTGCGGTCCGCGATGAGGTTGATGGTCTGGACGATGTCGCCAATCTCCTCGGCGCGCCGGCCCATCTCCTTCATCACCCCGGACGACTCCACGATGGACTGACGGATGCGGCCGAAGCCCGCGATGGAGCGCGCCACCGTGGCGCCGCCCTCGCGCGCGCTCGCGCCCACGCGCTCGGCGGCCTGCCGCGCCTCCTCCGTCAGCTGCGACGCGCGGCGCGTGGAGGACTCCAGCTGCGAGGACGCGGTGGCGCTGGTGGACGCCAGGTTGTTGATGCTCTCCGCCGCGCGGGCCACCGCCTGGGCGGAGCGCGACAGCTCTTCGATGGTGGCCGCGTTGGTGTCCACCACGGCGGCGTTCTTCTCCGCGGTGGCGGCGACCTCCTCCACGCTGGCGGCCACCTCCTGCACGGTGGACGCGGTGGTGACCGCGCTGGCCTCCAGGGTGCGCGTGTGCTCGGCCACGCCGCGCACGCTGCGCGCCACCTGCTCCGC
This genomic interval carries:
- a CDS encoding ATP-binding protein, with the translated sequence MAQAPARPRSRPTAPSPTESSGPGLLALLEGLPEAFLGVDAGWRITWLSRRMRELLGPRIQPGDDLRKKAADVLGLAGHLRLDAPATEQAAAAPYEHRWHEGGFCFEVSPQPVDGGLLVHCRDITREFQARHELQRAGELFQSVMEGTTDAIYIKDMEGRYQVINSAGARALGRTVSEVRGRTDAELFPPDETQVNLRHDRDVLKAGHPLTYEDSQKDPHGDTRVWLSTKGPLRDPEGNVFGLFGISRDITQRKWAEEEVRRHAEFQEHLMGIISHDIRSPLGAIMNWSRVLAAGGPAEETARTSRRIATAAVRIERLTRLLLDFTRARLVGGVVIEPRGTDTKELLTKVAHEFRVAFPQRDIVVEHKGNTQGHWDPDRLAQVVSNLVENALKYSPADAPVRLSTHGLRNKVMMTVHNQGRPIPEATLPHLFEPFRQGPQQTRTLKMSYGLGLYIVREIVHAHGGTIDVTSTEDAGTTFTVTLPRRAPPRKGPPPEPPPPPPHRT
- the cheB gene encoding chemotaxis-specific protein-glutamate methyltransferase CheB; its protein translation is MTLRVLVVDDSAFARKVLRKVLSEAEGLEVVGTARDGLDALERVTELKPDVITLDLVMPSLDGAGFLRALGGMPDAPRVVVVSSAGTDSELAVAALEAGAVDLVHKPTALATDRLYELGAELVEKVRVAGRAVPRYATALAAAVSAPSPRSLPLASTKLLAVGTSTGGPQALTRLLGALPRDFPAPVVLALHIPAGYTEAVAKRLDSQSALEVVEASDGLELVPGRAVLARAGHHLKVARHGALNLVRLDRNPLGTPHHPSVDVLFQSVADVWGKDALGLVLTGMGEDGLQGARAVRAAGGVVLTEAESSCVVYGMPRAVAEAGLSNGSAPLAELVPLISRFV
- a CDS encoding protein-glutamate O-methyltransferase CheR, whose translation is MNALPLSPQVLAILSMLIEQRSGLHYGPEDRDLLAEKLSTRALDAGFDSLLDYYYFLRYDPKGLEALDSLVEALLVHETYFFREPQALEVLVDELLVPEVRAGRKPRVWCAASSTGEEPLTLAMVLDARGVLNDVSILATDLSARALERAKAGEHNLRCLRALPPGVMGRWVDLVDGRPRVRPELMARVEWRQLNLVDMERYPEPGSCDAVLCRNVLIYFQDDTARRVVDGLTGALRPGGHLVVGTSESLMRFGTALRCEERRGSFFYSKADP
- a CDS encoding HEAT repeat domain-containing protein, which gives rise to MSTPAKQHPLSLSADDRARVEEVEQLARRGPVSLPVLVQGLDAPSWAVRRAVVSALARLGTPAVGPLCEVLRHRRDNEARIAAAVDALVAATGEVEARVEALGDDPNPAIVCDAAQVLGRRRSRRSVPLLSRLIVHPDDNVAVAAIEALGRVGGGAAVDALLASLGSGNFFRIFPAIDVLGRSGDPTVVPALMALLSDPFYVLEAARALGRTGQEAAVPALVSQLQRGNDAVVRVAAVALVEIHDAQVQRFGGARTVPSVLRSSSADPHPTGRRLAQVIAGADAGEKTAVARLLGWVGGADAAVGLLKLLDSQDLGVSRAAAAALGELGAEADAQILQALREGDSSRRRVLLPLVGKRSAAVPDVLLCLEDRDATVRALAAETLSRIGDTSAVPALFARLSDEDPRVSQAVVGAIQSLGSEATEALALEAARSTDARQRRAALRIVAYFGYPRGLDALLAAMRDPDERLRDAAIYGLPFIDDPRAVDALLAAASHESERTRATAMRALGQTDKQARITSTLLGGLNDRDPWVRYYACQSLGKLNEEAAADAIVALANDDAGQVRVAVVDALAHMHTESAMAALRRAASSADADVRRAALLGLGVARRPDALPVLLEAVHSEDPATRLVALSAVAEYDAPETLPALLRAAGDRDDSVRSAAVGFLATRTGPHATQQLVSLLGDMMLREQVVSALALPVEGRLPGLMAALEVADDATAPLLVAALARMRRADARAALMQALVSASPAGRRATAPAVAALGTVEAREALDRAAHRDEDPEVRRACLLALGR
- a CDS encoding methyl-accepting chemotaxis protein, which translates into the protein MSTDNGNSVRKLEDARALAERASLQVAEGVGLVKSTEQLTARLASAGNDQAAAGEQVRIAIESVAAQVEQTSAAVQALVRSQTATSDAAKAVQQEAETTAGAMQEVTASVSSVRKDAGVLSSSADVTASTLEEVARSVKGVSANAEDLAASSEQLLASMQEMTATVEDLVSRNQTSAATTEEVAATIEEMSKGITRLATDAQGVGERMGQVSGAVMSLGRTLQDVVRDAAAMAASVEETASTAEQVARSVRGVAEHTRTLEASAVTTASTVQEVAASVEEVAATAEKNAAVVDTNAATIEELSRSAQAVARAAESINNLASTSATASSQLESSTRRASQLTEEARQAAERVGASAREGGATVARSIAGFGRIRQSIVESSGVMKEMGRRAEEIGDIVQTINLIADRTNLLSLNASIEAARAGEHGRGFAVVAEEIRALADRAAAASSDVAKIVRGLQATAREAAVATGEGVRAADEGAALAGDAERALGTILKGVDDLGLNVREASRASAEQVQAVQALVQATAKVSEQGRLIAASAVEQAQAAQALAQGGTEMRRMARQTTQATQDQAKALRDAVRSNNQLTEVAEKVSRAMQEQAQAATDLARGATQMRQLVQGVNSAVMAQGQQVAVLGTAAQEVATSTQRTLTGVAEQAKAAQEVTKAMEATRKEVAQSTRAMAEQARALKQGELASRQVASLAKEVTRATEEQAQALTSLVRGAEEVRRVAKSTARALDEQTDALALLTASAAKQATGVASVAKATQDQAVLTEQLGRSVEDMRTRAREIAGTTAEQARAMAVTAQEVKEVAGRMGQLSRLHGEQVEGLSHLSGLLGGTTPRSTREQAT